Proteins found in one Aethina tumida isolate Nest 87 chromosome 1, icAetTumi1.1, whole genome shotgun sequence genomic segment:
- the LOC109595711 gene encoding dnaJ homolog subfamily C member 13 → MMPIKDNQDVACFFVTKHSWKGRYNRIFSIGTMGITTYNPSNLEVTNRWAYNDVISVSPIRTGNAPNEFQITMKKDRKIDKMTFSTDHRTQLMTEALKFRHSFLEKPKEILKYHAYKHHWSDVRLPIILEITPYSLDQLDPATNLVLASYNFKDFEGICTVSDYPGGFVIVCGGFGRLHLFQAVDFEQIKGKILENAVTNLGINIKVLSTPITLEDFQSQRFGKFSDDEFQTSVSEFSVYKIHKARHPEPVRRTLCLSEACLLERDPQTYSVCTLQPLSNIFLLVRDNDNPQLFSIEYINGQIRTYTTTDRDSLLASLLDGVRASGNKDVHVTMVPRERGLRLGPLHLPVEEEAETLHVKFLQNPPPNKSFAECVRRFNANVPYSGLLYSVNQDKLFSENKEKLIVAALQSLVQKEGDQKTIASVNLEAQFHALRRLVASKVGYAAFIKLPGFREAIGMKVVTALKRNDYGVTHAAIDMICALMHPMHDDYDLRQEQLNKSSLLQTKSFLDHLLNMWTTHIAQSTGALVVSAMLDFLTFALCVPYSETTDGKHFDSLLEMVSERGRMLFRLFQHPSMAIIKGAGLVMRALIEEGEAEVAAKMQNLALAEGALPRHLMAALYTSGLDGRLLTHRQLSRHLIGLWITGNPTAMGLLKRIMPTGLTNFLDSKEEIPESAKEQELLNYRDNLKMAQDHASKSRKNPNWAAVERQLKIVEKKMEHYTNLALQHWGSRVGISLPRQENNKERPIVLRRRRERIKAEANWPLFYFQFNQDHALPNLIWNHKTREELRSALDNEVRNFASDRELAGSALVAWNHQEFEVNYQCLADEVKIGDYYLRLLLEMDATNDDSPIRKTYEFFNDLYHRFLLNPKVEMKCMCLQAMAIVYGRYYEDIGPFGDTKYIIGMLERCLDKTERDRLVMFIHKLILHHRNVREIIDVGGVRIMVDMMTLAHLHTSRAVIPTQTNVIEAGPGMKAIQQKEWYYNTEEGRQGPVSFEQLKELFQKNVINHKTRCWAMALDGWRPLNMLPQLKWCLLSRGTPVLNESELATHILNILIRMCEYYPSRDSDDAIIRPLPKVKSLLSDPVTLSHIVQLLLTFDPILVEKVATLLCEVMKDNPEMSKLYLTGVFYFILMYTGSNVLPIARFLQLTHMKQAVKSDETITSDIMQKSILGRLLPEAMVNYLENHGAEKFAQIFLGEFDTPEAIWNAEMRRMLIEKIAAHIADFTPRLRSHTMARYLYIPIPVIRYPQLERELFCNIFYLRHLCDTNKFPNWPIPDPIKLLKDVLEAWKSEVEKKPPLMTVEEAYKNLGLTGSHHEESTIRKAYYKLAQMYHPDKNPDGRDRFELVNQAYEFLCSRSSWTTDGPNPHNIVLVLQTQSILFHRYSEVLQPYKYAGYPQLIKTIKIETADEQLFSKSAPLLTAASELAYHTVHCSALNAEELRRENGLEVLLEAYTRCVNVLNNSSKPNETCVQVSMHITRCFGVAAQFPGCRERMLDLKQLIKDLCRILYFKHLTKLCSIATECISAFAVDGILQVELLKAGALWHLLLFMFNYDFTLDEGGVERTEDANQQEISNRLAKEAVKACASLGGYIAGPDKPPRNDLTRSILDSLLTPYLANQLGNEKPENILKTLNSNSETPYLVWDNGTRAELMDFLETQRSGREQIDLAIGNDFAYSAHKGELRIGQIFIRIYNEQPTYQIHNPKAFTKDLLNFLKGQSEFLLNLVNVAYSVTKEDRLKHSEMALDALCNVIRNNTGVELECKGYFPMLFSLLNVTHSPIQKGALNVVSVVTRNNDCINDIASSEVLGYLLHILYTIQDSQPQILDTLYQLTTTTKIVKEALNKGAVIYLLDLFCNSTNPSVRQTCAELLARMSLDKLVGPKVRLALGAFLPPIFADAMRESPETAVNMFESSHEHPELIWDQDAKDRVCATVARLRREHQAAQGQNPSAVWKVPDTNGLSNLSQPNEFMVGGVYLRIFIANPAWTLRKPKEFLSELMETCLNLMSKDKTNVDQLDVCTQALCSLLQVQPALLDLVPSMGHIPRLCRQMGSNIRQIAIPKSAICILHALSLSSICVNAIAQTDCMHPLKQAMQVRKDMVSVACEALHRLFSNNQDQLVKQALDVDFVPFLLNLLEGRLEIDNPAMTKAQIVKALKSMGRSLLYGDRVNSILEKSTIWAEYKDQKHDLFISNTPIAGYLTAGTPTSAGYLTQGPSAKVSVAPPPVEKEDPTLRHNVI, encoded by the exons ATGATGCCAATTAAAGATAATCAAGATGTGGCTTGTTTCTTTGTTACCAAACATTCCTGGAAAGGAAG gtacaatagaatattttccatTGGAACCATGGGGATAACAACTTATAACCCATCCAACTTGGAAGTTACAAATAGATGGGCTTACAATGATGTAATATCAGTCAGTCCAATTAGAACAGGCAATGCCCCCAATGAATTTCAAATCACCATGAAAAAAGATAGGAAAATTGATAAGATGACATTTTCCACAGACCATCGAACACAATTAATGACTGAGGCATTAAAATTCAGGCACAGTTTTTTAGAAAAGCCCAAGGAAATTTTG AAATATCATGCCTACAAACATCACTGGTCTGATGTTAGATTACCCATTATACTTGAAATAACACCTTATTCACTTGATCAGCTAGATCCTGCCACAAATTTAGTTCTTGCCAGTTACAATTTTAAGGATTTTGAGGGTATATGCACTGTATCTGATTACCCAG gaGGTTTTGTGATAGTATGTGGTGGATTTGGAAGGTTACACCTTTTCCAAGCAGTTgattttgaacaaataaaaggaaaaattcTAGAAAATGCTGTTACAAATTTAggaattaacattaaagtatTAAGCACTCCAATTACTTTAGAAGATTTTCAAAGCCAAAGATTTGGAAAATTCAG tgACGATGAATTCCAAACTTCCGTTTCTGAGTTTTCTGTATACAAAATACACAAAGCTAGACATCCTGAGCCTGTGAGAAGAACATTGTGTTTGTCTGAAGCATGTTTGCTGGAAAGAGATCCTCAGACATATAGTGTGTGTACATTGCAACCACTAAGTAATATATTCCTATTAGTTCGAGACAATGATAACCCGCAATTATTTAGCATTGAATACATAAATGGACAAATTAGAACATACACCACAACTGATAG ggATTCATTATTGGCATCCCTATTAGATGGTGTAAGAGCCTCAGGTAACAAAGATGTGCACGTCACTATGGTTCCTAGAGAAAGAGGCCTCAGATTGGGGCCATTGCATTTACCGGTTGAGGAAGAAGCGGAAACCTTACACGTTAAATTCCTCCAAAATCCCCCGCCAAACAAGTCATTTGCCGAATGTGTCCGCAGATTTAATGCCAACGTTCCATATAGTGGTCTCTTGTACAGTGTCAATCAAGAC aaattattctcGGAAAATAAGGAGAAATTGATAGTGGCTGCCCTTCAGTCGCTCGTGCAAAAGGAAGGTGATCAAAAAACCATAGCATCGGTAAATCTGGAAGCGCAGTTTCACGCACTTAGGCGATTGGTGGCCAGTAAAGTTGGTTATGCCGCATTTATCAAATTACCAGg ttttcgaGAAGCAATAGGCATGAAGGTTGTAACAGCTTTAAAAAGGAATGATTATGGAGTAACCCATGCAGCAATAGACATGATATGCGCCCTGATGCATCCCATGCATGACGACTATGACCTAAGGCAGGAGCAATTGAACAAATCATCGTTGCTGCAGACTAAATCATTCCTGGATCATTTACTAAACATGTGGACAACACATATT gcACAAAGTACAGGTGCTCTAGTAGTGTCGGCGATGCTGGATTTTCTTACTTTTGCACTGTGTGTACCCTACAGCGAGACTACGGATGGGAAACATTTCGACTCGCTTTTAGAAATGGTTTCGGAAAGAGGTCGAATGCTGTTTAGATTATTCCAG CATCCATCAATGGCAATAATTAAAGGGGCCGGTTTGGTAATGCGCGCCCTAATTGAAGAGGGTGAGGCAGAAGTGGCAgcaaaaatgcaaaatttgGCCCTAGCCGAGGGTGCATTGCCCCGTCACTTGATGGCGGCGCTCTACACCTCCGGTCTGGACGGTCGTTTGCTCACACACCGTCAACTATCGCGTCACCTTATCGGTCTGTGGATCACCGGCAATCCTACGGCAATGGGGCTGCTCAAAAGAATTATGCCCACGGGTCTAACCAACTTCCTCGACTCGAAAGAAGAGATCCCGGAGTCGGCCAAAGAACAGGAGCTGTTGAACTATAGAGATAACTTAAAGATGGCCCAGGATCACGCCAGCAAGTCCAGGAAGAATCCCAACTGGGCGGCAGTAGAGCGACAACTCAAGATAGTCGAGAAAAAGATGGAACACTACACCAACCTGGCACTTCAGCACTGGGGTTCAAGAGTGGGAATAAGCCTACCCAGGCAGGAGAACAACAAAGAAAGACCGATTGTTTTAAGGAGACGCAGGGAAAGGATAAAAGCTGAGGCCAATTGGCCActcttttattttcagttcaaCCAAGATCACGCACTTCCCAATTTAATTTGGAACCACAAG ACTAGAGAGGAGTTACGCAGTGCCTTAGATAATGAAGTGAGAAACTTCGCATCCGACAGAGAATTAGCCGGATCGGCTTTGGTGGCCTGGAATCATCAAGAGTTTGAGGTAAACTATCAATGTCTGGCTGACGAAGTGAAAATTGGTGATTACTACTTAAGACTGCTTTTGGAGATGGACGCTACCAATGACGACTCTCCTATTCGTAAAAC atatgaattttttaacgaCTTATAtcatagatttttactaaaccCAAAAGTAGAAATGAAATGCATGTGTCTTCAAGCAATGGCTATAGTTTATGGAAGATACTACGAGGATATTGGACCGTTTGGTgacacaaaatatataataggaATGTTGGAAAGG tgTTTGGATAAAACAGAACGTGACAGATTGGTGATGTTCATACACAAACTCATTTTGCATCATCGCAATGTTCGGGAGATAATCGATGTGGGGGGAGTGAGAATCATGGTTGACATGATGACTTTGGCTCATTTGCACACCTCCCGTGCTGTTATTCCGACTCAAACTAATGTCATAGAAGCAGGTCCTGGTATGAAGGCCATACAACAAAAGGAATGGTACTACAATACAGAAGAAGGTAGACAAGGACCAGTCAGTTTTGAGCAA TTGAAAGAATTGTTTCAAAAGAACGTGATAAATCACAAAACACGTTGTTGGGCCATGGCTCTGGATGGTTGGAGGCCATTAAACATGTTGCCCCAATTGAAGTGGTGTTTACTGTCTCGAGGTACACCCGTTTTAAATGAAAGCGAACTGGCAACGCACATACTAAACATTCTAATCAGAATGTGTGAGTACTACCCTAGCAGAGACTCTGACGACGCTATCATACGTCCCCTACCTAAAGTCAAGAGTTTACTGAGCGATCCGGTCACCCTTTCGCACATTGTACAGTTGTTATTAACGTTTGATCCTATTTTGGTCGAAAAAGTGGCGACACTACTGTGCGAGGTCATGAAAGATAATCCAGAAATGTCCAAGCTCTACTTGACTGGggtattttactttattctaATGTACACTGGCAGTAATGTTCTTCCAATAGCCAGGTTCTTGCAACTTACCCACATGAAACAAGCCGTAAAATCCGATGAG accaTAACTTCCGATATAATGCAAAAGAGTATTCTGGGTAGACTGTTACCTGAAGCAATGGTGAACTATTTGGAGAATCACGGAGCAGAGAAATTCGCTCAGATCTTTTTGGGTGAATTTGATACACCAGAAGCGATTTGGAATGCTGAGATGAGAAGGATGTTGATCGAGAAAATAGCCGCACACATCGCGGATTTCACGCCACGACTCAGGAGCCACACCATGGCACGATATCTATACATACCAATACCTGTTATACGGTATCCTCAGTTGGAAAGGGAACTATTttgcaatatattttatcttcgGCATTTATGTGATACCAACAAGTTTCCAAATTGGCCTATTCCAGATCCA ATCAAATTATTGAAGGATGTTTTAGAAGCCTGGAAGTCGGAAGTTGAAAAGAAACCTCCATTGATGACAGTAGAAGAggcatataaaaatttaggcCTTACAGGATCTCACCATGAGGAATCAACAATTAGAAAGGCTTACTACAAACTAGCTCAGATGTACCACCCTGATAAAAATCCTGATGGACGG gaTCGTTTCGAATTAGTGAATCAAGCATACGAATTTTTGTGCAGTAGGAGCAGTTGGACAACAGACGGTCCAAATCCACACAACATTGTTTTAGTTCTTCAAACCCAAAGTATTTTGTTCCATAGATACTCTGAGG TATTACAACCGTACAAATACGCCGGCTACCCACAACTAATAAAGACAATCAAAATAGAAACTGCTGATGAACAATTGTTTTCTAAGAGCGCTCCATTGCTAACAGCTGCCAGTGAGCTTGCTTATCACACTGTTCACTGTTCAGCTTTGAATGCAGAAGAACTAAGGAGGGAAAATGGATTAGAG gtTTTACTGGAAGCTTACACAAGATGTGTAAACGTATTGAACAACTCATCAAAACCTAATGAAACTTGTGTACAAGTCAGCATGCACATCACTAGGTGTTTCGGTGTAGCCGCCCAGTTTCCTGGTTGTCGTGAACGTATGTTAGATTTGAAACAACTTATAAAGGATCTATGCAGGATATTATACTTTAAg CACCTTACAAAACTGTGCTCTATCGCCACCGAATGCATAAGCGCCTTCGCAGTAGACGGCATCCTGCAGGTTGAACTATTGAAGGCTGGCGCCTTATGGCATCTACTACTTTTTATGTTCAACTACGATTTCACATTAGATGAAGGCGGTGTCGAGCGAACCGAGGATGCTAATCAGCAGGAAATCAGTAACCGCCTGGCCAAGGAGGCTGTTAAAGCCTGCGCTTCACTTGGCGGTTATATAGCTGGACCAGACAAGCCACCACGTAACGATCTCACCAGGTCAATTCTAGATAGTTTGTTGACCCCATACCTGGCTAACCAACTGGGCAATGAAAAGCCGGAAAAT attcttaaaactttgaaCAGCAATAGTGAAACGCCTTATTTGGTGTGGGACAACGGAACACGGGCGGAACTGATGGACTTCCTCGAAACACAGCGCAGCGGAAGAGAACAAATTGATTTAGCCATTGGCAACGATTTTGCTTACTCCGCACATAAGGGCGAACTTAGGATCGGACAAATATTCATACGAATTTACAATGAACAACCTACATACCAAATACAC aaTCCAAAAGCTTTTACAAAGGACCTCCTTAATTTCCTCAAAGGCCAATCAGAATTCCTGTTAAACTTGGTCAATGTTGCTTATTCAGTGACCAAGGAAGATAGACTGAAACATTCCGAAATGGCCTTAGATGCTCTCTGCAACGTGATTCGAAACAACACGGGGGTGGAATTGGAATGCAAAGGATATTTTCCAATGCTTTTTAGTCTTCTGAATGTTACGCACAGTCCTATTCAGAAAGGAGCCCTAAATGTTGTTTCAGTCGTGACGAGAAATAACGACTGTATCAACGATATCGCTTCAAGTGAAGTTCTGGGTTATTTGCTTCACATTTTATATACCATCCAG GATTCGCAGCCCCAAATTTTGGACACCTTATACCAACTAACCACAACTACAAAAATTGTCAAAGAAGCTCTGAACAAAGGTGCGGTTATTTACCTACTTGACTTGTTTTGCAACTCCACCAACCCGTCAGTGCGTCAGACTTGTGCAGAACTTTTGGCACGCATGAGCCTGGATAAATTAGTCGGACCTAAAGTTAGATTGGCTCTGGGAGCCTTTCTACCCCCTATTTTCGCTGACGCGATGCGCGAAAGTCCCGAAACTGCGGTCAATATGTTTGAGTCGAGCCACGAACATCCTGAACTCATCTGGGATCAGGATGCTAAAGATCGAGTTTGCGCCACGGTCGCCAGACTTCGAAGAGA acaccAAGCTGCCCAAGGCCAAAATCCATCAGCAGTTTGGAAGGTGCCAGATACAAATGGACTATCCAATTTGTCCCAACCTAACGAATTCATGGTCGGCGGAGTCTACTTAAGGATCTTTATTGCCAACCCAGCTTGGACTTTGAGGAAACCAAAGGAATTCCTGTCAGAACTGATGGAAACATGTCTTAATTTAATGTCGAAAGACAAAACTAAT GTTGATCAGTTGGATGTATGTACTCAAGCCCTCTGTTCCTTGTTGCAAGTACAGCCGGCTTTATTAGACCTTGTACCATCTATGGGTCACATACCAAGACTCTGCAGACAAATGGGATCAAATATTAGGCAAATAGCAATACCTAAATCTGCTATTTGTATACTACATGCACTTTCCCTTAGTAGT aTATGCGTGAACGCAATCGCACAAACGGACTGTATGCACCCGTTAAAACAAGCAATGCAGGTGCGAAAGGACATGGTTTCGGTAGCGTGCGAGGCCCTACACCGTCTCTTCTCGAACAACCAGGATCAACTTGTTAAACAAGCACTGGACGTAGATTTTG